In Methanocaldococcus sp. FS406-22, the genomic stretch AGAGGAGGTAATAGAAAAAACTTTAAATAATATTATGGAAAACATTAAGAATAGAGCATGGGAAAAATTCGAAAACTTTATAACTACCCTTGAAGATATAAATCCTGATGAAATTAAAAAAATACTATCTGAAAAGAGGGGGGTTATCTTAATTCCATTTAAGGAAGAAATATACAATGAAGAACTTGAAGAGAAAGTAGAAGCAACTATTTTAGGGGAGACAGAATATAAAGGTAATAAATATATAGCAATAGCTAAGACATATTAAACACCTTTTGATATTTTGCATTTAACTGTTTTATTTTATTATAGAAGGGGGTAACGACATCAGAAATGATATTTGACATCTATAAGAAGGAGATACAGTTCATAAAGTTTGATTAAAAGAATCTGAAATCTAAAATGAAGAATAAATAAAATCCCCTTTAATTTTAAGGTGAATAACAATGCCTAAAAAGAGAATTTTAATATTTGGAGAGGTGCATGATGTTGGCTATAGGCCGTTTTTATTAAAAGTTGCAGGACTTTTTGATATAAAAAGGTTTTATGCTGATAATTTAATTATTGGTGATAAAAAAGCTGTTGAAGTATTAATTGATGATGAAGAGGATAAGGTATCTCTGTTTATTGAGTATATTAAAAGGCATAAGCCAGAAAACGCAGACGTTGAGAAGATAGAGATTGAAGATTATGATGGCTACGTCTGCAGTATAGATAGTTATTATAAATACTTAACTGCTTTACAATTAGAGAAGATAGCAACCTATGGAGGATTAATGTTAAAGTTACAAAAGCTAACATTAGAAGAACTTGAAAAAATAAATGAAAACCTAAATACAAGAATAGACGACATTGAAGAAAAACTATTAAAACTTGAAAAATCAATTATCAAAAGAAGAAATAGACACTTAAGGTGAAAGAATGGATGTAATGAAAGGGACAACAACCGTTGGTTTAATCTGCGATGATGCAGTAATTTTAGCAACTGACAAGAGAGCATCATTAGGCAATTTAGTAGCTGACAAAGAGGCAAAAAAATTATATAAGATAGATGATTACATAGCAATGACCATTGCAGGAAGTGTTGGAGATGCCCAAGCGATAGTTAGGCTATTAACTGCCGAGGCAAAACTATATAAAATGAGAACTGGGAGAAATATCCCTCCATTGGCATGTGCTACCCTATTAAGTAATATATTACACTCAAGTAGAGTTTTCCCTTTTTTAACTCAAATAATTATTGGAGGATATGATTTATTAGAAGGGGCTAAATTATTTTCATTAGACCCATTAGGGGGAATGAATGAAGAGAAAACATTCACTGCAACAGGTTCAGGCTCCCCTATAGCCTATGGGGTTTTAGAAGCTGGATATGATAGGGAGATGTCAGTTGAAGAAGGAATAAAGTTAGCTATAAATGCATTAAAATCAGCAATGGAGAGAGATACATTCTCTGGAAACGGCATATCCTTAGCTGTTATAACAAAAGAAGGAGTTAAAATATTTGAAGATGAAGAAATTGAAAAAATCTTAGATGGTATGAAAGCTAAATCTAAGAAAAAAACCACGAAGAGAGGTAGAAGAAAGAGCAAATAAAACTAATAAACTATAAACTAAATAACTAAAAATTATTGAAATTTAAGTTAAAAAGATTAAAATTTTAAGAAAAAATAAAAGGATATAAAATTTCCATTTAATTCACTAAATTTCTATTTTATACTATATTTTTAATTTCAACATTTTTTCGTAACAATTACATGCATATTATCAAAATTTTCAATTTAAAACACGCAGAGATTTTAAAAGTTAAGGAGGAGGATTATTTTGTCAGCAGAGGAAGTTTTAGAAAACATAAAGAGAGAGATAATAAAGAAATCACCAAAAGAGGCGAAGATAGTTGATGTTCAGTTTGAAGGCCCTGAAGTAGTTGTCTATGTAAAAAATCCAGAAATTTTTACAAATGAGATTATTAAAAACCTTGCTAAGGATTTGAGAAAAAGAATATCCATAAGACCAGACCCATCTGTTTTAGTTGAGCCAGAAATAGCTAAAAAGAAAATTTTAGAGATTGTTCCTGAAGAAGCAGAGATAACAAACTTTGTTTTTGATGCAAACACTGGGGAGGTTATAATAGAATCAAAGAAACCTGGGTTAGTTATAGGTAAAGAAGGAAAAACATTGGAGATGATTAAAAAAGCAATAAGATGGGCACCTAAGCCAGTGAGAACTCCACCAATACAATCAGAGACAATTAAAGCAATTAGAGCTACACTTTATAGAGAAAGAAATGAAGTTAAAGAAATTTTAAGAAGAATTGGAAGAAGAATACATAGGGATATAGTTGTTAGGGGGGACTATTGGATAAGAGTATCTTTCTTAGGAGGAGCAAGAGAAGTTGGAAGGTCTTGTTTATATGTTCAAACACCAGATACAAGGGTTTTAATTGATTGTGGTATTAATGTAGCATGTGAAGATAAGGCATTTCCTCACTTTGATGCTCCAGAATTCTCAATTGAAGATTTAGATGCTGTTATAGTTACTCATGCCCATTTAGACCATTGTGGTTTTGTCCCTGGTTTGTTTAGATACGGCTATGATGGCCCTGTCTATTGCACGAGACCCACAAGAGATTTAATGACTTTATTACAAAAAGATTATTTAGAGATTGCTAAAAAAGAAGGTAAAGAAGTCCCTTACACATCAAAAGATATAAAAACGTGTGTTAAGCATACAATACCAATTGATTATGGAGTTACAACAGATATAAGCCCTACAATAAAATTAACTCTACATAATGCAGGGCATGTTCTTGGCTCAGCTATTGCCCATTTACATATAGGAGAAGGATTGTATAATTTAGCATACACTGGGGATATCAAGTTTGAGACATCAAGATTGTTAGAGCCAGCTGTTTGCCAATTTCCAAGATTAGAGACGTTGATTATTGAATCTACTTATGGGGCTTATGATGATGTTTTGCCAGAGAGGGAAGAGGCAGAGAGAGAATTGTTAAGAGTGGTTAGCGAAACAACAGATAAAGGAGGAAAAGTTTTAATCCCAGTATTTGGTGTAGGAAGAGCTCAAGAGCTGATGCTTGTCTTGGAAGAAGGATATAACCAAGGAATATTTAATGCCCCAGTGTATTTAGATGGGATGATTTGGGAGGCTACTGCTATACACACTGCATATCCAGAGTATTTGTCAAAAGAAATGAGGCAGAAGATATTCCATGAAGGAGATAATCCATTCTTGTCTGAGGTATTTAAGAGAGTTGGAAGCACAAATGAAAGGAGAAGAGTTATCGATAGCGATGAGCCATGTGTAATCTTAGCTACATCTGGAATGCTTACTGGAGGGCCGAGTGTTGAATATCTAAAACACTTAGCCCCTGATGAGAAAAATGCAATAATATTTGTTGGTTACCAAGCAGAGGGAACTTTGGGTAGGAAAGTGCAGAGAGGCTGGAAAGAAATTCCAATAACAACAAGAAATGGAAAGACGAAATCAATTCCAATCAATCTACAAGTTTATACAATTGAAGGATTTTCTGGACATAGTGATAGAAAGCAGTTAATTAAATATATTAGAAGGTTGAAGCCATCACCAGAAAAAATCATTATGGTTCATGGAGAGGAGAGTAAGTGCTTAGATTTTGCAGATACTGTGAGAAGATTGTTTAAAAAACAAACTTATGTGCCAATGAACTTGGATGCAATAAGAGTTAAGTAAAGGTAAAGTTTAAATAGCATAATCTGCTATTATCTCAATCAATGTTTTTATAATAATAAAAAGAGAATAAAACACAAATCAAGGATTTTAAGGTGATAAATTATGTCAAAAGGTACTCCATCAATGGGTAAAAGAAACAAAGGTTCATATCATATAAGATGTAGAAGATGCGGAAGAAGAGCTTACCATGTAAGGAAGAAGAGATGTGCTGCTTGCGGATATCCAAATAAAAGAATGAGAAAATACTCATGGCAAAACAAAAAAGTTAATGGTAGAAGAATAAAATAAATTATAATGGATTATTTTTTCTTTTTTATTTGGGTGAATTTCATTACACTTTACACTGTAGATAGTTTTTTATATAAATTATAAAGTTATCTTATTTTGGTGATAAAATGAGCGACCTTGAGAGTATAGATTATTATGATTACAAGGCATTATTAAAGAGAGCAAGAAGTCAAATTCCAGAATATGTTTTCCAAAAAGATAGATTTGAGCTTCCAGAAATTGAGATATTAATAGAGGGGAATAGAACAATAATAAGAAACTTTAGAGAGTTAGCTAAAGCAGTAAATAGAGATGAAGAATTCTTTGCTAAATATCTTTTAAAAGAGACTGGTAGTGCAGGTAACTTAGAGGGAGGTAGGTTAATACTACAAAGAAGAATCAGCCCAGAGTTATTGAAATCAAGAATTAATGATTTCTTGAGGGAGTATGTTATCTGTAGAGAGTGTGGTAAGCCAGATACCAAGATTATTAAAGAGGGAAGAGTTCATTTACTCAAATGTATGGCTTGTGGTGCTATAAGGCCTATAAGAATGATTTAAGGGAAAATTATGAAAGCAAAAGCCATTGAGATTTTTAAAAAATACCTCTCTTTAAATATTATAAAAAAGATTTTAATAACCTATTTTTTATGTTGGGCAGGGTTTTTGTTTTCTTTCTCGGTAGGGAAGTTTCTTTTATATTTATCGTCTATTTTAAAATCCAATTTTATATCTGAACCTGCTAAATTAGCTCAAAGTGTAGGAACTGCAAAATTTAACGCTGTTTCCTCAGCTGTCTCAAATACTGTTGGGGTGAAAAATGCTTACTTAGCTTATGCTCTTTCATATATATTTTCTAATTTTATGGGATGCATAATCATAATGTTTGCCCTTGGAGCACTTGCTTATCTATATAAGAAAGATCTAGAAAAAGCCAAAACATCTGAAGAAAAAGAGGAATTATTAAAAGATTATCAAAGATATTTATTTATACTATTCATTTTCACTGTTATAAACCCATTAACTGGACTGATTGGGGTAAATCTTCAATATTCTGATTTGGTTGCTGTCCTTCCTCATGGATTTTTTGAATTTTTTGGATTTGCAATAGCAGTTGTTGTTGGGGTAGAAATGGCCAATAAAATACTACCAATAGTCAAAAGAGAAATATCCAATAAAAAAATAGCCATTCTTGTAGTGTGTTCCTTTATATTTATCTTTATAGCTGGAATGTTGGAGCCAATAGATTGGCTTATCTATACCTATGCAAAACTCCATGGAATTTCTCTGTTATCTGCTTTTGCAACGGCATATAAAAACTTATTTTTGTATTTAATTTCGATGCTTTTTAAATCTTGAGGTGAGATGATTAAAGTATTAGCAATAGACATATCTGGAAGACACCATGAAGATAATGTATTTTTTAGAGTTTATGCTGGAGTTTTAGTTGAGATAAAGGCAGATAGAATTGTGCATGTAGAAAAAATAGATGTTATGGTTAAAGAAGAAAAAACTCAGAAATTGAGAGATATTGTTAAAGAAGTTAAAGAACTTATTGAGAAGATTGGGGAAGAATTTGATTACATTTTATGTGAAAGAGGGGAATTTTTTAACTTGTCTAAGGATATTGTCTCAGCAATTTTGAAAAAGGAAGTTATATTTCCAAAGACAAGGGGTGAGTTAGAGGCGATAAATATAGCCCACCATGTTTCTTATTCTGTTAGAAAGCTGCTTATGGAAGAAAAGAAAAAAAGTTAACTTTGTGATTTTTAGGTTGTGAGATTTAATTTAAAATTCTATTTGTTAGTTTGGATAAAAAATAAAAAGCTGAACATAATAAAATAGTTTTTAATGAACCTGAAAGTTTGGTGATTCTAATGTATGAGATAGTTAGATACGAAGGAGGGGTTTATAAAAACAACATCTTTAAAGAATGGATTGAGGACATTGGAGGTTTTGTCATTCAGGAGCATGTTATGCAGTTAGATGTTTATATGACCTTGGCAATTCCTCAAAATGAACTTGAGAACATTAAAGAGGAAGCTAAAAAATACAAAGGTAAGATTATAGAAACCCCATTGGCAGGGACTGAGATAGCTGTTGTAGCCCCAAGTTTATCAAGACATCACCTCCCACACACAGCTTGCGATATTTCAGAATATTTGAGGAGGTTTGGAGCCAAGCCAAATATGATTGGTTTAGCAAGAGGGGTTGGAAGAGATATAGCCCAATTGAGAGAAAAAGAGAAGAGGTTGATAGAGGAGCATGATTTGGCTGTTTATGTAATGGGTAATTTTGAAGATTGCATTAAAAATAAAACCCATCTATTTGATGTAGATATTCCAGTTGTTGTTACCGGAGGGCCTGAGAAGATAGATATTCCTTATCCATACGTTGGAAATCTTGGGAGGAGGAGCCATAGGTTGAGGCATGGAGAGGAGATTAGGGCTTTAAGAAAGATGGTTGATGTGATAACAGAACTTATAAATGAGAGAAGGAGAGAGTTATCTTACGACCCTCCAATTGTTCCGCCGGTAGTTGTTAAGGATGAAATTGAAAAGCAGGTTGAGGAAGTTTATTCAATTCTATCTCCAATGCCTATTGTTACTCAATTGGATGGATTGAGGGTTAAACTGGATTATGATAAACATGCAGATAAAATTAGAGAGGTTAAAGTTAAAAACTACAAGTTGGGAGATATTGCTGAGATTAAAAGAAGTGAAATGAAAAACTATATATTAATAAAAATAAAACCAAAATCAGAAGTAGAATT encodes the following:
- a CDS encoding acylphosphatase, with translation MPKKRILIFGEVHDVGYRPFLLKVAGLFDIKRFYADNLIIGDKKAVEVLIDDEEDKVSLFIEYIKRHKPENADVEKIEIEDYDGYVCSIDSYYKYLTALQLEKIATYGGLMLKLQKLTLEELEKINENLNTRIDDIEEKLLKLEKSIIKRRNRHLR
- the psmB gene encoding archaeal proteasome endopeptidase complex subunit beta; protein product: MDVMKGTTTVGLICDDAVILATDKRASLGNLVADKEAKKLYKIDDYIAMTIAGSVGDAQAIVRLLTAEAKLYKMRTGRNIPPLACATLLSNILHSSRVFPFLTQIIIGGYDLLEGAKLFSLDPLGGMNEEKTFTATGSGSPIAYGVLEAGYDREMSVEEGIKLAINALKSAMERDTFSGNGISLAVITKEGVKIFEDEEIEKILDGMKAKSKKKTTKRGRRKSK
- a CDS encoding beta-CASP ribonuclease aCPSF1; this encodes MSAEEVLENIKREIIKKSPKEAKIVDVQFEGPEVVVYVKNPEIFTNEIIKNLAKDLRKRISIRPDPSVLVEPEIAKKKILEIVPEEAEITNFVFDANTGEVIIESKKPGLVIGKEGKTLEMIKKAIRWAPKPVRTPPIQSETIKAIRATLYRERNEVKEILRRIGRRIHRDIVVRGDYWIRVSFLGGAREVGRSCLYVQTPDTRVLIDCGINVACEDKAFPHFDAPEFSIEDLDAVIVTHAHLDHCGFVPGLFRYGYDGPVYCTRPTRDLMTLLQKDYLEIAKKEGKEVPYTSKDIKTCVKHTIPIDYGVTTDISPTIKLTLHNAGHVLGSAIAHLHIGEGLYNLAYTGDIKFETSRLLEPAVCQFPRLETLIIESTYGAYDDVLPEREEAERELLRVVSETTDKGGKVLIPVFGVGRAQELMLVLEEGYNQGIFNAPVYLDGMIWEATAIHTAYPEYLSKEMRQKIFHEGDNPFLSEVFKRVGSTNERRRVIDSDEPCVILATSGMLTGGPSVEYLKHLAPDEKNAIIFVGYQAEGTLGRKVQRGWKEIPITTRNGKTKSIPINLQVYTIEGFSGHSDRKQLIKYIRRLKPSPEKIIMVHGEESKCLDFADTVRRLFKKQTYVPMNLDAIRVK
- a CDS encoding 50S ribosomal protein L37e, producing the protein MSKGTPSMGKRNKGSYHIRCRRCGRRAYHVRKKRCAACGYPNKRMRKYSWQNKKVNGRRIK
- a CDS encoding translation initiation factor IF-2 subunit beta; the encoded protein is MSDLESIDYYDYKALLKRARSQIPEYVFQKDRFELPEIEILIEGNRTIIRNFRELAKAVNRDEEFFAKYLLKETGSAGNLEGGRLILQRRISPELLKSRINDFLREYVICRECGKPDTKIIKEGRVHLLKCMACGAIRPIRMI
- a CDS encoding DUF2209 domain-containing protein produces the protein MIKVLAIDISGRHHEDNVFFRVYAGVLVEIKADRIVHVEKIDVMVKEEKTQKLRDIVKEVKELIEKIGEEFDYILCERGEFFNLSKDIVSAILKKEVIFPKTRGELEAINIAHHVSYSVRKLLMEEKKKS
- a CDS encoding methanogenesis marker 7 protein is translated as MYEIVRYEGGVYKNNIFKEWIEDIGGFVIQEHVMQLDVYMTLAIPQNELENIKEEAKKYKGKIIETPLAGTEIAVVAPSLSRHHLPHTACDISEYLRRFGAKPNMIGLARGVGRDIAQLREKEKRLIEEHDLAVYVMGNFEDCIKNKTHLFDVDIPVVVTGGPEKIDIPYPYVGNLGRRSHRLRHGEEIRALRKMVDVITELINERRRELSYDPPIVPPVVVKDEIEKQVEEVYSILSPMPIVTQLDGLRVKLDYDKHADKIREVKVKNYKLGDIAEIKRSEMKNYILIKIKPKSEVEFEMYKDKA